In the genome of Sinorhizobium chiapasense, the window TTCATGCTCATGACCGGGTCGCCCAAACGTCCTGTTGCAAAAATGCCCCGGCATCGCCGCTGATCGCGGCATTGCGATCTAATGCTTCAGGTTGCCTTCTTGCCGTCAATTTTGGTCAAAGGATGACGTGCACTGCACAAATCCTAATGCACGGATTAAGACACCACTATGGTTAAGGGAGTGTTACCGGACAGACATTCCGTGGCGAAGGCCCTGGAACCTCACCGCGCCATCGCACGTTTTCCCCGCATGACGCTCCAGATGTCCAGAAAAGCCGATGAGAAATCGGCGCCACGACGGCTCGACCCCCGCGACCGGTTGATCCTGGCGCTCTACGCGCAATCGAAGGCCGAGCGAGAGACCCGTTGCGCCTTCGAGGAGGCGATCGCGAACGGCGTGCTTTCGAAGGAGGTACTCCAGGCGCTGCTCGCCGATCCCGTCCCCGCCGTCACCGGCGAGCATATCGCTGCCATTGAGCGCGTGCTTGCGCATGAGCCTCCTCGCAACGACCGTGAGCCGCCGCCGCGTCGCAGGCTCGGCCGGTGAATGGGGGAAACGATGCCGGCTCGCGCGCTCTGGAAAGGTCAGCTTCGCCTCTCGCTGGTTTCGATCCCGGTCGAACTGTTCAGCGCGACCCGCTCGGGCGCCAGCGTCTCCTTCCGCCAGATCCACAAGCCTTCGGGCAAGCCGATCCACTACGAGAAGGTGGTGGAAGGTGTCGGGCCGGTCGACGTCGACGACATCGTCAAGGGCTACGAATACGAGGACGACAAATACGTTCTTCTCGAACCGAAGGAAGTGGATTCGATCAAGCTCGAGACAAAGAAGACCCTGGAACTGGTCCAGTTCGTCGGCGTCGCCGACATCTCGCCCCTCTATTTCGACAAGCCGTACTATCTCGTTCCGGCGGATGAGCTTGCGGAGGACGCCTACCGCGTCGTGCGCGACGCGCTCCGGCAATCGGAAAGGATCGGGCTGGGCCAGCTGACACTGAGGGGCCGCGAATATCTGGTGGCGGTCAAACCCTGCGGCGACGGCCTGCTACTGGAGACGCTGCGCTATGCCGACGAACTGCGGAAGGCCGACCCGATGTTTTCCGACGTATCGGGCAAGAAAGCGGAAAGGGAGCTGCTGGAGGTCGCCAGCGCCCTTAT includes:
- the ku gene encoding non-homologous end joining protein Ku, which codes for MPARALWKGQLRLSLVSIPVELFSATRSGASVSFRQIHKPSGKPIHYEKVVEGVGPVDVDDIVKGYEYEDDKYVLLEPKEVDSIKLETKKTLELVQFVGVADISPLYFDKPYYLVPADELAEDAYRVVRDALRQSERIGLGQLTLRGREYLVAVKPCGDGLLLETLRYADELRKADPMFSDVSGKKAERELLEVASALIEKKTAPFDANAFKDNYTAALKELVKRKMKGKSTRVAVEEGERREPRGDNVVDLMAALKKSLEGGEGKKPQSKAQSSSRRNRRKSA